One window from the genome of Leptospirillum ferriphilum encodes:
- a CDS encoding site-specific integrase, with translation MRRSQILSLTWDRVDLERRVAQLEDTKSGSRRKVPLSPLALAVLKERKSVSSVSDRIFPLSPDDVSHRFLESCRKAGIYGLRFHDLRHEATSRLFERGLTIPKLQPSPATRLSRCSIDIPIFG, from the coding sequence ATGAGAAGAAGCCAAATCCTCTCACTGACATGGGACCGTGTCGATCTCGAGAGAAGAGTCGCACAGCTTGAAGACACAAAATCCGGTTCAAGGCGAAAAGTCCCCTTGTCCCCCCTGGCTCTTGCCGTCCTGAAAGAACGAAAATCAGTCTCTTCAGTCTCCGACAGAATCTTTCCCCTGTCACCGGACGACGTGTCCCATCGTTTTCTCGAATCCTGCCGGAAGGCGGGCATATATGGCCTGCGTTTCCACGACCTCCGCCATGAGGCGACCAGCCGTCTTTTCGAAAGAGGACTGACCATTCCCAAGTTGCAGCCATCACCGGCCACAAGACTCTCCAGATGCTCCATCGATATACCCATCTTCGGGTAG